The following proteins come from a genomic window of Montipora foliosa isolate CH-2021 chromosome 2, ASM3666993v2, whole genome shotgun sequence:
- the LOC137989190 gene encoding melanocyte-stimulating hormone receptor-like, with protein MNETRKRPCLVFDIILDNTKEAFITNVVTCILNTVFSLLTISGNAVVLRAIQKTRALHSPSSVLLCCLAFWDLLTGMVCQPFFVAYKIAQLEGKIDLSCVFATSNDISAYIFSSLSLLTLAAVSVDRLLSLLLHLRYHAIVTVRRVLQFAFVLWVFVVTCTLLKFWLRDHWNFIPMVFGILTLIVITFCSVKIFQIARRHQRLIAHQTLSVGSLRTDVESVLKCKKSAVTILYIYALFLACFSPILVTISIAGFSSGYTRKVTIAYNYASTAFFINSFLNPIVYCWRIRKIRRAVKSTLKMR; from the coding sequence ATGAACGAAACACGCAAACGGCCCTGTCTCGTTTTTGATATCATCTTGGACAATACCAAAGAAGCTTTCATCACAAATGTAGTCACTTGCATACTCAATACAGTGTTTTCGTTGCTAACGATTTCAGGAAACGCTGTTGTTCTTCGGGCGATTCAGAAAACCCGAGCTCTTCATTCGCCATCGTCTGTCCTGTTATGCTGCCTTGCATTTTGGGATCTTCTCACTGGTATGGtttgtcagccattttttgTAGCGTATAAAATCGCCCAATTAGAGGGTAAAATCGACTTAAGCTGTGTATTTGCTACATCCAACGACATATCCGCGTACATATTCTCTAGTCTTTCTTTACTGACTTTGGCAGCTGTGTCAGTTGATCGTCTTCTATCTCTTCTCCTGCATTTGCGCTACCATGCGATAGTCACTGTTCGTCGGGTATTGCAGTTTGCCTTTGTTCTTTGGGTGTTTGTCGTCACGTGTACGTTGTTGAAGTTTTGGCTTCGTGATCACTGGAATTTCATTCCCATGGTTTTTGGAATCCTAACGTTAATTGTGATCACTTTCTGTAGCGTCAAAATCTTTCAGATTGCTCGCAGACACCAGCGCTTAATTGCGCACCAAACTCTGTCGGTCGGCTCTCTCCGAACTGACGTAGAAAGCgtactaaaatgcaaaaaatccGCTGTGACTATTCTTTACATCTACGCTTTGTTCCTGGCTTGCTTCTCTCCGATTTTGGTGACAATTTCAATTGCAGGATTTTCGTCGGGATACACACGAAAAGTGACCATTGCATATAACTACGCCTCGACCGCGTTTTTCATCAACTCATTTTTGAATCCAATCGTGTATTGTTGGCGGATTAGAAAGATACGACGGGCTGTAAAGAGCACTTTGAAAATGCGGTGA
- the LOC137992334 gene encoding solute carrier family 35 member G1-like — protein sequence MAAKIVPSVISRLRRKADSREQRLAESYARLELQEIIIRGNGTISNEETPESLSNASCFNTVTDNNYRPDDEHGDPSTASIVDRTRRKRFAITGICLAILSSLLISITGLMTKLADSIPSLEVSLMRLILQFVFSIPPTIFFRDKLVHPWRRIRFLILRGVIGAVALNLSVYTIKHMALADARVIFYTSPVYVAFLGRIFLKEKVSKFDFFATLMSLGGVVLIGRPSFLFGSLGKSSSSKQVWLPTLLAVAGSFCFACSIVITRKLSQEVSSRVVVFYSTMVATTVTFLPVLISGGIKYPDCGTYDAYYIIVSAAITYAGQLVGTKALSLEKASVVSLVRTIGIAFSFLLQLTVLGVAANGLSIGGAVLVLLCNVTIFIKTFLEQKNKVYIS from the coding sequence ATGGCCGCTAAAATTGTTCCTTCGGTCATATCGAGACTTCGTCGAAAAGCTGACAGCCGCGAACAACGCCTGGCTGAATCCTACGCGAGGCTTGAACTTCAAGAAATAATCATCAGAGGAAATGGTACTATCTCCAACGAGGAGACACCAGAATCTCTCAGTAACGCAAGTTGCTTCAATACAGTTACGGATAATAATTACAGACCAGATGATGAACATGGAGACCCATCGACAGCCTCGATTGTTGACCGAACAAGGAGGAAACGGTTTGCTATCACAGGAATTTGTCTGGCCATTCTGTCTTCTCTCTTAATTTCCATCACTGGTTTAATGACTAAACTCGCTGACAGTATACCCAGCCTAGAGGTCAGCTTGATGCGTTTAATTTTGCAGTTTGTGTTTTCGATTCCACCCACGATTTTTTTCCGGGATAAACTCGTTCACCCTTGGAGGAGAATTAGATTTTTAATTCTTCGTGGAGTTATTGGGGCTGTTGCACTGAATTTAAGTGTTTATACCATTAAACACATGGCTCTGGCGGACGCTAGAGTGATATTTTACACGTCTCCGGTATACGTTGCTTTTCTTGGAAGGATTTTCCTCAAGGAAAAAGTGAGcaagtttgatttttttgcGACATTGATGAGTTTGGGAGGTGTGGTGCTAATTGGAAGACCATCCTTCTTATTTGGGTCCCTTGGTAAAAGCTCTTCCTCCAAACAAGTCTGGTTGCCTACACTTCTTGCAGTAGCAggatctttttgttttgcatgtAGCATTGTGATAACCCGCAAACTGTCGCAAGAGGTATCAAGTAGAGTGGTGGTATTCTATTCAACAATGGTTGCAACTACCGTAACATTTTTGCCTGTGCTCATCTCTGGTGGAATAAAATATCCTGATTGTGGAACTTATGATGcttattatattattgtttcCGCAGCAATTACCTATGCTGGGCAGTTAGTAGGAACAAAGGCCCTGAGTCTGGAAAAAGCATCTGTGGTTTCTTTGGTACGCACAATAGGCATTGCATTCTCTTTTCTCCTACAGTTGACTGTTCTTGGTGTTGCTGCAAATGGACTCAGTATTGGTGGAGCTGTTCTAGTCTTGCTTTGTAATGTTACTATTTTTATCAAGACGTTTttagaacaaaagaataaagtcTACATTTCTTGA
- the LOC137989205 gene encoding melanocyte-stimulating hormone receptor-like codes for MNKSLVNTSCFFLTMNVGQTEATFMANVVTCILNLLLSPITCAGNFIIVYVIWKSRDLHSPSFFLLGCLAGADFLVGVICHPSLVASKIAELQGDPSLVCSLRIFQSLSAWITGGVSLLLLALVSIDRLLALTLHLRYNSVVSVSRMRFAVFLIWVATATTVSLRFAVTSWLIIPLLSLLITFLVIAFCTYKIFHIVGKHRRQIREQNMAMNVDANASNELKCRKSAVTVLYVYGLLLTFYIPLFATVLAENMIGSTPSVKIAYDFSTTAVFINSLWNPVVYCWRIREIRQAVKSVLRRSQQH; via the coding sequence ATGAACAAGTCACTGGTGAATACGAGTTgcttttttcttacaatgaaCGTGGGCCAAACGGAAGCAACATTTATGGCAAATGTTGTTACGTGCATCCTGAACTTGTTGCTTTCTCCGATAACATGTGCAGGGAATTTTATCATTGTATACGTGATTTGGAAATCACGAGACCTTCATTCGccatctttttttcttctgggtTGTCTCGCAGGTGCAGATTTCCTTGTGGGAGTGATCTGTCATCCATCTTTGGTTGCTAGCAAAATAGCCGAACTTCAAGGAGATCCAAGCCTTGTGTGTTCATTGAGAATTTTTCAGTCCTTGAGTGCGTGGATAACAGGCGGCGTATCTTTGCTCCTTTTAGCGCTTGTGTCCATCGATCGCCTTCTTGCTCTCACACTTCATTTAAGATACAATTCCGTTGTCTCGGTTTCTCGCATGCGTTTCgcagtttttttaatatgggTTGCCACTGCAACTACTGTATCATTGAGGTTTGCAGTTACCAGCTGGCTAATTATCCCGTTACTATCACTGCTCATTACTTTTCTTGTCATTGCGTTCTGCACCTACAAAATATTCCACATCGTTGGAAAACATCGACGACAAATACGAGAGCAAAACATGGCCATGAACGTGGATGCGAATGCGTCGAACGAGCTCAAATGCAGAAAATCAGCGGTGACTGTTCTTTATGTCTATGGTTTGCTCCTAACGTTTTATATTCCATTGTTTGCAACGGTTCTTGCGGAGAACATGATTGGGTCTACTCCATCCGTGAAGATTGCTTACGACTTTTCCACAACAGCTGTTTTCATCAACTCGCTTTGGAATCCAGTCGTGTACTGCTGGCGAATACGAGAGATACGCCAAGCTGTGAAAAGTGTGCTAAGAAGATCACAGCAACATTAA